Proteins from a genomic interval of Mycolicibacterium grossiae:
- a CDS encoding EamA family transporter, producing the protein MTSNQARTGAAMATGSMLSVQVGLALSLTLVDRIGVEGAAWLRLAWAGVLLLLLVRPRRAAFTRPAFLTCVLLGVVTAGVTLLFMAAIARIPLGTASALEFLGPLGVAVLLGRGRSRFLWPGLAALGVLLLTQPWSGTVDVVGVGFALAAAVCWGLYILLTQRVGDAVEGINGLAVSMGTAAVFSTLVVGPVVLPRVTPEILLVGIGLALLLPVVPFTLEMLALRRLTTAAFGTLMALEPGFAMLVGFVVLHQVPGPAGLVGIALVVAAGVGAARTGARTVPPVPAEVTG; encoded by the coding sequence GTGACATCCAATCAGGCCCGCACCGGCGCGGCGATGGCGACCGGATCGATGCTGAGCGTGCAGGTCGGCCTCGCCCTCTCATTGACCCTCGTCGACCGCATCGGCGTCGAGGGCGCGGCCTGGTTGCGGCTGGCCTGGGCGGGGGTGCTCCTGCTGCTGCTCGTCCGTCCCCGTCGCGCCGCCTTCACCCGGCCTGCGTTCCTCACCTGCGTCCTGTTGGGCGTCGTCACCGCGGGCGTGACGCTGCTGTTCATGGCGGCTATCGCCCGCATCCCGCTCGGTACGGCGAGCGCGCTCGAATTCCTCGGCCCTCTCGGCGTCGCGGTGCTGCTGGGTCGGGGCCGCTCGCGGTTCCTGTGGCCCGGCCTCGCCGCGCTCGGCGTGCTGCTCCTGACCCAGCCGTGGTCGGGCACCGTCGACGTGGTCGGCGTCGGCTTCGCGCTGGCCGCCGCGGTGTGCTGGGGGCTTTACATCCTGCTCACGCAACGCGTCGGTGACGCCGTCGAGGGCATCAACGGACTCGCGGTGTCCATGGGCACCGCCGCGGTGTTCTCCACACTCGTCGTGGGTCCGGTCGTGCTGCCGCGCGTGACGCCGGAGATCCTGCTCGTCGGCATCGGTTTGGCGCTGCTGCTCCCGGTGGTGCCATTCACCCTCGAGATGCTGGCGCTGCGGCGCCTCACCACCGCGGCGTTCGGCACGCTGATGGCTCTCGAACCCGGTTTCGCGATGCTGGTCGGCTTCGTCGTCCTGCACCAGGTGCCCGGTCCGGCCGGATTGGTCGGGATCGCGCTGGTCGTGGCCGCGGGCGTAGGGGCCGCCCGCACCGGTGCGCGGACCGTACCGCCGGTGCCGGCCGAGGTGACCGGGTGA
- a CDS encoding MMPL family transporter, whose protein sequence is MGEVTDGSLGQLSAAMAPVQAAGLDVEYGGSVYPGYKVTVPHLPEIIGIVVAFLILLVTFGAVVAAGLPILTASIGVGIGAMGIFAVAAFIDMPSAALSLALMLGLSCGIDYALFILNRYRNNLLLLKPEDEAVGLAVGTAGSAVVFAALTVIIALCGLAVVGIPFLTYMGIAAALSVLVALLIALTLLPALLGFAGRKVATFIKTPGQPNRAKEVAQVAAYTPQRTMGAKWARFVVRFRVPLLTAGVAALVIIGLPTLGMHLGLPSGASQPETNTARKAYDATTEHLGAGFNGPLLVVADLSAASDPRAVEAIAANLRGEDGVVTAAPAVVQNATGVIQVIPTTGPNDTETADLVKRIRADREAIVGNTGATILVGGNTASNIDTSDKLASALPVFLLVVVGLAFVLLTIAFRTAIVPITSIVGFLLSVFAAMGVQVAIFQWGWAAGLLGITPGETISFLPIIVLAIVFGLSSDYQVFVVSRIKEEYSRHPEDAREAVRRGVGLSARVVTAAALIMFGVFIAFLAGGDPIIKSVGLTLAAGVFLDAFVVRLTLIPAVLAMLGSTAWAHSRWFGRYVPDVDIEGAALEERHQARVDA, encoded by the coding sequence ATGGGCGAGGTCACCGACGGCTCCCTGGGCCAGCTCAGCGCGGCGATGGCGCCCGTGCAGGCCGCCGGACTCGACGTCGAGTACGGCGGCAGCGTGTACCCCGGCTACAAGGTGACCGTCCCGCACCTGCCCGAGATCATCGGCATCGTCGTCGCGTTCCTCATCCTGCTGGTCACCTTCGGTGCCGTCGTCGCCGCGGGTCTGCCGATCCTCACCGCCAGCATCGGCGTCGGCATCGGCGCGATGGGCATCTTCGCCGTCGCCGCGTTCATCGACATGCCCTCGGCCGCACTGTCGTTGGCGCTGATGCTCGGACTGTCCTGTGGCATCGACTACGCGTTGTTCATCCTCAACCGCTACCGCAACAACCTGCTGCTCCTGAAGCCCGAGGACGAAGCCGTCGGCCTGGCCGTCGGCACCGCGGGGAGCGCTGTCGTGTTCGCGGCGCTGACCGTCATCATCGCGCTGTGCGGACTCGCGGTCGTGGGCATCCCGTTCCTCACCTACATGGGCATCGCCGCCGCCCTGTCGGTGCTCGTGGCTCTGCTGATCGCGCTCACGCTGCTGCCCGCTCTGCTCGGTTTCGCCGGCCGCAAGGTGGCCACCTTCATCAAGACCCCCGGGCAGCCGAACCGCGCCAAGGAGGTCGCGCAGGTCGCGGCCTACACGCCGCAGCGCACGATGGGGGCCAAATGGGCGCGGTTCGTGGTCCGGTTCCGCGTGCCGCTGCTCACCGCCGGGGTCGCTGCCCTGGTGATCATCGGCCTGCCCACCCTCGGCATGCACCTCGGGCTGCCGAGCGGCGCCTCGCAGCCCGAGACGAACACCGCCCGCAAGGCCTACGACGCGACGACCGAGCACCTCGGAGCGGGCTTCAACGGGCCACTGCTCGTCGTCGCCGATCTCTCCGCGGCGTCGGACCCCCGCGCCGTCGAGGCCATCGCCGCCAACCTGCGCGGCGAGGACGGCGTGGTGACCGCTGCTCCCGCCGTGGTGCAGAACGCAACGGGTGTCATTCAGGTCATCCCGACGACGGGACCCAACGACACCGAGACCGCTGACCTCGTCAAGCGGATCCGCGCCGACCGCGAGGCCATCGTCGGCAACACCGGCGCGACCATCCTCGTCGGCGGCAACACCGCGTCCAACATCGACACCTCGGACAAGCTCGCCAGCGCGTTGCCGGTGTTCCTGCTCGTCGTCGTCGGACTGGCGTTCGTGTTGCTGACGATCGCGTTCCGCACCGCGATCGTCCCGATCACGTCGATCGTCGGATTCCTGCTGTCGGTGTTCGCGGCGATGGGCGTGCAGGTCGCCATCTTCCAGTGGGGTTGGGCGGCGGGACTGCTCGGCATCACGCCGGGCGAGACGATCAGCTTCCTGCCGATCATCGTGCTGGCCATCGTGTTCGGCCTCTCCAGCGACTACCAGGTGTTCGTCGTCTCGCGCATCAAGGAGGAGTACAGCCGCCATCCCGAGGACGCGCGGGAGGCGGTCCGCCGCGGCGTCGGGTTGTCCGCACGCGTCGTGACCGCCGCCGCGCTCATCATGTTCGGCGTGTTCATCGCGTTCCTCGCCGGCGGCGACCCGATCATCAAGTCGGTCGGCCTGACCCTCGCGGCCGGGGTGTTCCTCGACGCGTTCGTGGTGCGGCTGACGCTGATCCCCGCCGTCCTCGCGATGCTCGGCAGCACGGCGTGGGCGCACTCGAGGTGGTTCGGCCGGTACGTCCCCGACGTCGACATCGAGGGCGCGGCGCTCGAGGAGAGGCACCAGGCGCGCGTCGACGCCTGA
- a CDS encoding ABC transporter permease, which produces MTIRDRIAEANADVAATHDDATPKRSLATRLNLGDNALRVVAGLVLLYLFLPIFVIILFSFNKPTGKFNYTWRGFTLENWADPFKYPALTEALKLSLSIAAVSTLIALVLGTLVAIALVRQRFRGSRAVDTFLVLPLTAPEVVMGASLLTLFLDLNWAAGYTTILIAHVAFEVSFIAMTVRARVRGFDWTLEDASMDLGASPTRTFFRVTLPLIVPGIVAAAMLSFALSLDDFIITYFVSGSTTTYPLYVNAAVKAAVPPQINVLATAILLISLLLLAVGTLYRRKRIDT; this is translated from the coding sequence ATGACGATCCGAGACCGCATCGCCGAGGCCAACGCGGACGTCGCCGCCACTCACGACGACGCGACGCCGAAGCGCTCGCTGGCCACACGACTCAATCTTGGCGACAACGCATTGCGCGTCGTCGCCGGACTGGTGCTCCTGTATCTGTTCCTGCCGATCTTCGTGATCATCCTGTTCTCGTTCAACAAGCCGACGGGCAAGTTCAACTACACGTGGCGCGGTTTCACGCTCGAGAACTGGGCCGATCCGTTCAAGTACCCGGCGCTGACCGAGGCACTGAAGCTGAGCCTCAGCATTGCGGCCGTGTCGACGCTCATCGCCCTGGTGCTCGGCACGTTGGTCGCGATCGCTCTGGTGCGCCAACGGTTCCGCGGGTCGCGCGCGGTGGACACGTTCCTGGTGCTGCCGCTGACCGCACCCGAGGTCGTGATGGGCGCGTCGCTGCTGACGCTGTTCCTCGACCTCAACTGGGCGGCCGGCTATACGACGATCCTCATCGCCCACGTCGCCTTCGAGGTGAGCTTCATCGCGATGACGGTCCGGGCCCGCGTGCGGGGCTTCGACTGGACGTTGGAGGACGCCTCGATGGACCTGGGCGCCAGCCCGACGCGAACGTTCTTCCGGGTGACGCTACCGCTGATCGTCCCCGGAATCGTTGCCGCAGCGATGCTCTCGTTCGCGCTGTCCCTCGACGACTTCATCATCACCTACTTCGTCAGCGGATCCACCACGACGTATCCGCTGTACGTCAACGCGGCGGTGAAGGCGGCGGTGCCTCCGCAGATCAACGTGCTCGCCACCGCGATCCTGTTGATCAGCCTACTGCTGCTGGCGGTCGGCACGCTGTACCGCCGCAAGCGGATCGACACCTGA
- a CDS encoding flavin reductase family protein, translating into MARDDAHFYRPAEGTGLPHDPFNAIVGPRPIGWISTVDAAGIRNLAPYSFFNGFNYHPPIIGFSSIGWKDSVANAEATGEFVWNLATRALAEPMNATSAAVAADVDEFDRSGLTAAPSREVTAPRVLESPVNFECRVTQLIRLADVDGSEVDSWLVLGQVVAVHIDREHLVDGVYDTYGARPILRAGGPANYAEIGPDDKFEMVRPDDR; encoded by the coding sequence ATGGCGCGAGACGATGCGCACTTCTACCGACCCGCCGAGGGCACCGGTCTCCCCCACGACCCGTTCAACGCCATCGTGGGTCCGCGGCCGATCGGCTGGATCTCGACCGTCGATGCCGCGGGAATCCGAAACCTGGCGCCGTACAGCTTCTTCAACGGCTTCAACTACCACCCGCCGATCATCGGCTTCAGTTCGATCGGCTGGAAGGACAGCGTCGCCAACGCCGAGGCGACCGGTGAGTTCGTCTGGAACCTGGCCACGCGGGCACTGGCCGAGCCGATGAACGCCACGTCGGCCGCCGTGGCGGCCGACGTCGACGAGTTCGACCGCAGCGGTCTGACGGCGGCGCCGTCCCGCGAGGTGACGGCGCCGCGCGTCCTGGAGAGCCCGGTGAACTTCGAATGCCGGGTGACGCAACTGATTCGGCTCGCCGACGTCGACGGCAGCGAGGTCGACTCCTGGCTCGTTCTCGGCCAGGTGGTCGCCGTGCACATCGACCGCGAGCACCTGGTGGACGGCGTGTACGACACCTACGGCGCGCGCCCGATCCTGCGGGCCGGCGGCCCGGCGAACTACGCCGAGATCGGCCCGGACGACAAGTTCGAGATGGTCCGCCCGGACGACCGGTGA